CACTGCCGCCTGCTTCTAATAATGTGCTCGACCCTCCGAGTTGGTTTGCATTTCCTGCCGAATAATATTCAACAACGGGAACATTCACAGCAGTTAAAGATGGAAATGTTGTCGGATTGGAAATTGTCCAGACAGTAAAAAATGTTCCCGGTGTATAAGGCGAAGTATTCACCATGAAATGAACATTCGGTTGACCAAACTGAATTGAAGGACGAAGTGAAGTGAGCGGAACACTTCTGTGGTCGGGCTCACGGAAATCCCAAAAGTCAAACCAACTAACACTTCCCGCAGTACCATTATAGAGTTGAGATTTTTCTATGATTCTTACTCTGCTGTATTTTAATGTCGGGTTAAATTCATTGGAAGTAATGTACACCGCATCAGCATCGAATCCGACTTGAGGATAATCGGGTAAGTTTCCTGTAGCCGAGTCGCCAAGTCCCGCAGGTAACGACCAGTTATACCACGTTCCGTTCGGGTCATCATCATCCGAAACAGAGAGAAGCAGGGAATATGGTTCTGCAAATCCACCGCCCGCCATCACCCAACGATTAGCAAAGTGGTCATAAAACACTTGCGGGTCGCTGAAGCCTACTGGATTTCTGACATTTGAAAACCATGAATCAAGTTCTATTTGGTGAAGCATCGTTCCGTTTTTATCAAAAATCCTGAATCGTGAGTTCACCATCGTAATAACATGGTTCGGACCAACGGCACAAATCGGGTCGGGAGGAATTGCACCGGAGGGAGTCATTCCCTGAAAATTATTTAACACAACAGGTTGAGAAACGGAATTCGTATTCATCGTTTCTCCTTTTTGAAGATTTGAACCGACTTTTCCTGTCGGACGAACTGTCCCTTTCTGCGCTTCAATTAAAGAAGGATAGACAGGATTCTTTATTATTTTTTGTTCTTCATTTTCATTCGGTTTGATGTTCATAAACAAACCCGTGTTTGTCGTCGCACCGCTTGCAACGGAACCCGTTTTAGGTCCTTGATATAATGGTTTCTGAAAATCCGGAAAAACTTCAAACACTAAATCACCACCTGTTGGTACTCCACCATTAGGTCCTCCACCTTTCCACTCTGCTACATGGACAATGTACGTAACGCCCGAGTCTAAAAAAACTGTCAACTCAGATTGACGAGGATTACCGGGAATAATATCGTCGTTACATTCTACCAAATTAAGACTGTTGCATATACCTGTAAAAAGACCTAACGCAACATCATAGGCGCCATCCGGACCCGCCGGTGTACTGTACCGCGTTGTAATCGTGAAAAATCTTGTAGTGTCTGGTGTAAACGTGAACCAGACTGTTTTTCCCCCGCCACCTTCAGCACACGGTAGATATGGGTCAAGAACATTTGATGTTGCCACTCGTGTATTCTGGCTGTAAATATATGGCAATGTATCAACAGCAAAGGCGCCAATACACTCATCGTTCGCAGGCGCCTGAGCAAAAAGAAATGTCGGCAGTACAAATACCATGACCGCCAGAAAAATAGAAACAGAAAATTTCATACGTTATCCTTTTTGAAAATTTTGGTTGATGATTCTTAAACTTCAATGTAATGAAACATGCAGTGAACTACGGTGTGAATAAACTACGTGTTTCATTGTAGTAGTTGAAAAACGGGCTTTTTAGCAGTCGAATTGTAACTAAACTCCATGATAAAAACAAGGAGTTTTTAGAAAAATATTCAAGTATGGGGTGTTATTTCAACATGTCGAATGAAAGTAGAACAACCTCTATGCAATCGAGATCGGGAACCCATGAAGCGAATACTGGAATCCGTAGAGCAGTTGAGGAAGTCCGCAACGCAATTACGGGAGTCCGTGACGCAAGTACGGGAGTCCGTGGCATGGCTACGGGAGTCCGTGGCGCGGCTACGGGAGTCCGTGGCACAGGTACGGGAGTCCGTGGCGCGGCTACGGGAGTCCGTGGCGCGGCTACGGGAGTCCGTGGCACAAACACGGGAGTCCGTGGCACAAGCACGGGAGTCCGTGGCACAAGTACGGGAGTCCGTGGCACAAGTACGGGAGTCCGTGGCACGGCTACGGGAGTCCGTGGCGCGGCTACGGGAGTCCGTGGCTCGGCTACGGGAGTCCGCGGCGGAGTTACGGACGTCCGGAATTCAATTACGGACGGAAAACAATCGAAATTAGAACGTTTTCACACAATGAAGGATAATAACCTTGCTGCCTCATACCCAAAAGATGCTGTGGGATTGCTTCATCCTGCTCTACGAGCCATTGGCTGAAGCGGGATGAAGCAATCCCTACCCCACAACGACTATTCGGCGACATGCTCCTGATATACAAAACAAAAAGTGGCAGGAGTTCGTCCTGCCACATGATTGAGGAGTTCGTATGCTGAGGTTAAATCAGCACTGTCACACGCACTTCGTCAGACCAGTTGCCTACGGGTTCGCCGTTCTTGAGATAGATTGCCCGATAGGTTCGAACTTCCGGAACTCCCGCAACAAGATTTGCATCTTTGTCATTGCAGGGAGAGCGGTCATCCTTATCGAAAAACGTAAACGTGGTTTCGTTGCCCCGTTTCCGTTCGAAGAGGATTGCGTCGAACAGTCCTTTCACCCACTCGAGCCCTACCATTGTTGCGAGCGCTATTGCCTGAAACTCAGGCTTCGCATTTGCAATAATTGAGGATTCATCCGGAGCGGAAGAACCGAAGACATTCAGGTCTTCTCCGATTGCCTGCGTGAAGTTCGGGTGGAGTTTGAGCGTTGCTACAAGATTCCGGATGAAGGTTTCCGCTTCTTCGAGTACTTGTATTTTCGCGGCGACAAGAGACCTGAGCGTGCTTTTCGCCGCTTCGACTTCTGCAAGTTTTTGCTTGATAGCATCGAAGTGCGTCTGCACCTGAGTCAATTGTCCGCCCGAAAGACCGAGTGTTGCCGCATGGTTGGTTAACTTCGTATTGAGGTTTTCCCACCATCGCATCACGTTCATATCTGCGCCCGGGTAAAAATCACGCGCTGCCATATTTTTTCACCTCCTTTCAAGGCTTGTTGATTGATGAATATAAATTGGGGATTGAAAATATCTGTCTGCCGGAGATGCCTTCCGAAAGAGAACTCATCTTTGCCGAAAACGTTGTTGATATTTTTTCCTTCTGAAAAATCACGGGAGTAATATACATCAGGAATGAAGGCGTGTCAATCAGGAAATTCCTGATGCTTGTATCAGGAATTTCCTGATAGTTTCCTGATACAAAATGTATATTTGTGGCAAGATGTTGGTCAAAGAACAGACTAATGATGTATTATATAAAGCGGAATTATCTGATTGATTAAACTGTCGGTTTATGATAGAAATCAAGTCATTTACAAATGGTAACTTGCTAGGTAAATAGAAAAGAATATTTGTATTCAATGAAAAAAACATCAATATTATCTGATACTAATTGATACTTTAAAAAAACGACTTAGAATGCCGAGACAAAAGAAAACAAAGAATGAAAGTGAAATATTGCTCACTATAAAAGAGGCTGCGGGATTACTTAAAGTTTCCGAGGTTTCCGTAAAGCGATATATTTCTAAAGAAATAATACCATCTGTAAAAATTGGTGGTGCAAGACGTATAGTCAAGAATGATGTTTGGGATAATTTTGTTGAAAAGAATCGTCAAGAACTCAAATTAAAATCGAATAAAGTTTCTGAAGCTGACCCCCCTTACACAGTAAAGCGGGAAATAGAGAAAGAATTAAAAAAAACTAAACTAGGTTTTAACAATCTCACACCGACAGAATGGGCTCTGCTCTCGAAAAACGTCATTGATGAAAAAGAGATTCTCAATCCAGTCTGGAATGATCTTTCTTCTCCAAGAAACAAATATCAATTAGAACATGGAGCTGTTTATCCGGTAAAACTTGCTGAACGACTAATAAAAATGTATTCAGCGGAAGGTGACACAGTGTTTGACCCTTTCCTTGGAATTGGTTCAACAATAATTGCGGCACATGGACTTAACAGGCATGGAGCAGGCATTGAACTCAATCCTAAATTTTCCAACATCGCACAGCAATGGTTAAATGATGTGCAGGGACTTTTTGCAAACGACAAACATTACAAAGTCATTAATGATGATTGTCGAAATATGCTAATGCATATCCGAAAAGATAAAATTCAACTTACAGTTACCTCGCCGCCGTATGCTGATTTTATTCAAAGATCATTAAAGGACAGAGCAACTGTTCATAAGACATCAATCATCACACACGAAAACAACAGCACGGTAAAACAATATAGCGACCATGAACATGACTTTGGTAATTTGCCTTACAAAGATTTTTTGAAAGGAATTAAACATATCTTGAAGGATAATTTGGAGGTCACAAAGCCGGGAGGTTATTCATGTTGGGTGGTGAAAGATTATAGAAACACGAAAAATAAGATTCCGTATGTACCTTTCCATTCTGACTTAGCAGCAGTTGGACAGGAAGTTGGATGGTTATATCAGGATTTAATTATTTGGGACCAAACTGGACAAAGAAGATTAGTGTTACTTGGATATCCAAGCGTATTTTATGTTAATCAAAATTGTTCATTTATTGTTGTATTTAGAAAACCGAAGTAATGGTAAAAACTAATAGAGAGATGGAGTTTGATTTTAACGGTGAGGATACGTCTTATCTCAATCACTCTCTACATCCGTATCCTGCAAAGTTTCCACCACAGCTACCAAAAAAAATTTTGGAAGATTATGCAGTCAAAGGACAAACTGTTCTTGATCCTTTTTGCGGTTCAGGAACTACCCTTGTTGAAGCAAGGATTTATGGATTGAATGCAGTGGGAGTTGATGTAAACGGGCTTTCTGTTTTACTTTCTCAGGTGAAAGCAACACCACTTTCAGAAAAGCAGTTTTCAATAATTGAAAACTTCATCATAGAAATTGAAGAAGATATTTTTCAATGGAAATTTTCTGGTAGGCCAAAGATTAAAGTAAAAGAAATTGAAGGACAAGACCATTGGTTTCAAAATAATGTTTCAGAAGAAATTACATTTCTATTGAATGAAATCAGCAAACAAAATGATGAGGGTGTACAAAATTTTCTAAAAATTGTTTTGTCCTCAATTATTGTAAGAGTCTCAAACCAAGATAGTGATACAAGATTTGCTGCAATAGAGAAAAACGTTTTGGACTGTTACACTCTTGAACAGTTTTGCAAGAAGGCAAAAGAATATAACACGCGAATGTCAGAGTTTTCAAAACTTATTTGCCACGAAACAGACTTAAGGATTTTTAATGCTGACAGTAGGAACTTAGATTTCATCTCGGATAATTCAATAGACATCATCATTACTTCGCCACCATACGCAAATACATATGACTATTAT
This region of Ignavibacteriota bacterium genomic DNA includes:
- a CDS encoding helix-turn-helix domain-containing protein, which gives rise to MPRQKKTKNESEILLTIKEAAGLLKVSEVSVKRYISKEIIPSVKIGGARRIVKNDVWDNFVEKNRQELKLKSNKVSEADPPYTVKREIEKELKKTKLGFNNLTPTEWALLSKNVIDEKEILNPVWNDLSSPRNKYQLEHGAVYPVKLAERLIKMYSAEGDTVFDPFLGIGSTIIAAHGLNRHGAGIELNPKFSNIAQQWLNDVQGLFANDKHYKVINDDCRNMLMHIRKDKIQLTVTSPPYADFIQRSLKDRATVHKTSIITHENNSTVKQYSDHEHDFGNLPYKDFLKGIKHILKDNLEVTKPGGYSCWVVKDYRNTKNKIPYVPFHSDLAAVGQEVGWLYQDLIIWDQTGQRRLVLLGYPSVFYVNQNCSFIVVFRKPK